The bacterium BMS3Abin08 genome contains a region encoding:
- the bluB gene encoding 5,6-dimethylbenzimidazole synthase yields the protein MDLFETISGRRSTRRFEDRDVEEEKLKKIMDAVRQAPSWSNMQCWRFIIIRDHSLRAEISELTYVESFLAPLGYKVNPAKKGITEAPVVMIACADPSLSGNLWNQPYYMTDLGIAAQNLMLAAHALGLGTVFVGVFGEEKLKKLLAVPGDIRIVGMFPVGYPKIRKKEGPPRKELREITFLERWGNVPDWS from the coding sequence ATGGATCTATTTGAAACCATATCCGGACGTAGAAGTACCCGGCGGTTTGAGGACCGGGATGTTGAGGAGGAAAAGCTGAAGAAGATAATGGATGCCGTTAGACAGGCGCCATCATGGTCAAACATGCAGTGCTGGAGATTTATCATCATAAGGGACCACTCTCTCAGAGCCGAGATCAGTGAACTCACATACGTTGAATCCTTCCTTGCACCCCTTGGATACAAGGTAAACCCGGCAAAGAAGGGTATTACAGAGGCGCCCGTCGTAATGATAGCCTGCGCTGACCCTTCACTGTCGGGAAATCTCTGGAACCAGCCTTACTATATGACGGACCTCGGCATAGCAGCTCAGAACCTTATGCTTGCGGCCCATGCACTCGGGCTTGGAACCGTGTTTGTAGGGGTCTTTGGTGAAGAGAAACTGAAGAAATTGCTCGCCGTTCCCGGGGATATCCGTATTGTGGGTATGTTCCCGGTTGGATATCCAAAGATACGGAAAAAGGAAGGACCACCGAGAAAGGAACTCCGGGAAATTACGTTCCTTGAACGATGGGGAAATGTTCCCGACTGGTCGTGA
- the lnt gene encoding apolipoprotein N-acyltransferase has translation MNRQRLHPGLVPYLVSLFCGLFLAIAYPPQDLSFIAWAALAPFLVILYNRDGKIALRSGIIFGLAFFLGTQYWIYFSMNRYGGLSFPASISIVFLLCLYESLYMGVFALLISGITKRISIPLSLIAPPLWCTLEYLRGHLFTGFPWSLVGYTQYSNLSFIQIADITGVYGVSFLVILVNSALSDIFIYLQKRRAGAPAHIWKPLFSLAVAFSITLVSVGYGRYTIKKLDGLKDGRKIRVAVVQGNIEQDRKWDSQYQNSVLETYMELSRSLPGKKPDLIVWPETALPFYFNANPELHKRLTSFVKDLSIPLLTGTMLVRKNPATKPNNPYSISNSALLLDGNGNTSYQYDKIHLVPFGEYVPLKKVLFFINKIVVGIGDFLPGKIYANARTEWGSFSTLICYEIIFPDLVRRFFKKRGDLIVNITNDAWFGKTSGPYQHFSMAVFRAIENRKPLVRAANTGISGFIDQTGRIRDRTGLFERAVIVDDIEIHKTGSIYRRFGDIFSFLNIGITLFIYGLSISIKRRI, from the coding sequence ATGAACCGGCAACGCTTACACCCGGGACTGGTCCCTTACCTTGTTTCTCTCTTTTGCGGTCTTTTCCTCGCGATAGCCTATCCCCCTCAAGACCTGTCTTTCATTGCCTGGGCTGCCCTTGCTCCCTTTCTGGTCATACTATACAACAGGGACGGCAAGATCGCCCTCAGATCCGGTATTATCTTTGGATTGGCCTTTTTCCTTGGCACCCAGTACTGGATTTACTTCTCTATGAACCGATACGGGGGGCTGTCCTTTCCCGCCAGTATTTCGATAGTCTTCCTTCTCTGTCTTTATGAAAGCCTGTATATGGGGGTATTTGCCCTCCTCATCTCCGGGATCACAAAGAGGATATCCATCCCCTTATCACTCATTGCGCCCCCCCTCTGGTGTACACTTGAATATCTTAGGGGCCATCTTTTTACAGGCTTCCCCTGGTCCCTCGTTGGTTACACCCAGTACAGCAATCTTTCATTCATCCAGATAGCCGATATCACCGGGGTCTATGGTGTATCCTTTCTTGTAATCCTTGTAAATTCCGCCCTCTCCGATATATTTATATATCTTCAAAAAAGAAGGGCCGGGGCGCCGGCCCATATCTGGAAACCCCTCTTTTCCCTGGCCGTCGCTTTCTCCATCACCCTGGTCAGCGTCGGGTACGGCCGGTATACTATCAAGAAGCTTGACGGCCTTAAGGATGGAAGAAAAATACGGGTTGCCGTAGTCCAGGGCAACATAGAGCAGGACAGGAAGTGGGACTCCCAATACCAGAACTCCGTCCTTGAAACATATATGGAGCTTTCCAGATCATTGCCCGGCAAAAAACCCGATCTGATTGTATGGCCTGAAACAGCTCTGCCCTTTTATTTCAATGCCAACCCCGAACTACATAAAAGACTCACATCCTTTGTTAAGGATTTATCGATCCCCCTTCTTACCGGAACCATGCTCGTAAGGAAAAATCCGGCCACAAAACCCAATAACCCATATTCAATATCAAACAGCGCCCTGCTCCTGGATGGAAATGGAAATACTTCCTATCAATATGATAAAATACATCTGGTGCCGTTTGGAGAATACGTCCCCCTTAAAAAGGTCCTGTTTTTTATTAATAAAATCGTTGTAGGTATAGGCGATTTTTTACCTGGTAAAATATATGCCAATGCCCGCACCGAATGGGGATCTTTTTCAACGCTGATATGCTATGAGATCATATTTCCCGACCTTGTAAGAAGATTTTTTAAAAAGCGGGGGGATCTCATAGTCAACATAACAAATGATGCGTGGTTTGGTAAGACCTCCGGTCCATACCAGCACTTTTCCATGGCAGTTTTTCGTGCAATTGAAAACAGAAAACCTCTTGTCAGGGCTGCAAATACCGGAATTTCAGGTTTTATCGACCAAACAGGCAGGATAAGGGACCGCACAGGTCTCTTTGAAAGGGCGGTAATAGTGGATGACATAGAGATACATAAAACAGGAAGTATTTACAGAAGATTCGGTGATATATTCAGCTTCTTGAATATAGGAATTACCCTGTTTATATACGGATTGAGTATTTCAATTAAAAGGAGGATTTAA
- the prfB gene encoding peptide chain release factor 2 has translation MRMYLRWAEKQGFRTEIVDLINGDEAGIKSATITVSGAYAYGYLKSEMGVHRLVRISPFDANKRRHTSFTAVLVYPEVDEDIDIDIRDDDLRIDTFRASGAGGQHVNKVSSAVRLTHIPTGIVVSCQNERSQYKNKATALKILKARLYDMKLREQEERFEGIIGDKKEIAWGNQIRSYILHPYRLVKDHRTGLETGNVDSVLDGGIDPFIRAFLRKHASRINPVS, from the coding sequence ATGAGGATGTACCTGAGATGGGCGGAAAAACAGGGCTTCAGAACAGAGATCGTTGATCTCATCAATGGTGATGAAGCAGGTATCAAGAGCGCTACCATTACCGTATCGGGAGCTTATGCATACGGCTACTTAAAGTCCGAAATGGGTGTTCACAGACTCGTGAGGATTTCTCCTTTTGACGCAAACAAGAGACGTCATACCTCTTTTACCGCTGTTCTTGTTTATCCCGAGGTTGACGAGGATATAGATATCGATATACGCGATGACGATCTGAGGATCGATACCTTCAGGGCATCCGGTGCCGGAGGACAGCATGTCAACAAGGTTTCCTCAGCCGTGCGGCTGACCCATATTCCAACGGGTATTGTTGTCTCGTGTCAGAATGAGAGATCACAGTATAAGAACAAGGCCACGGCATTAAAGATCCTGAAGGCCCGTCTCTACGACATGAAGCTCAGGGAGCAGGAAGAAAGGTTTGAAGGAATAATAGGTGACAAGAAGGAAATTGCCTGGGGAAACCAGATAAGATCCTATATCCTGCATCCTTACCGTCTGGTTAAGGATCATAGGACCGGTTTGGAGACAGGAAACGTGGATTCCGTGCTTGACGGTGGTATAGATCCCTTTATAAGGGCATTTTTGAGGAAACATGCGTCACGAATCAACCCTGTTTCGTGA
- the dnaA_2 gene encoding chromosomal replication initiator protein DnaA, with product MEKEKIWEKSLGMIETSVGRGVFDLWFKPLKIRQLKDGQVVLETPNRFYKEWIEDNYSELISETLRVVSGEEIDVRYRIAEKQDSDYRKISAKITGRRRALRNRGVNINPKYTFEEFVVGPSNQFAHAAAMKVAESPGTVYNPLFVYGGVGLGKTHLISAIGNMVVDRMQDLQVIYVQSENFTNEVVAAIRHEKMTEFKNKYRNVDLLLIDDIQFIAGKPTTQEEFFHTFNALYEQEKQIVVSSDRSPRDIRDITDRLKSRFTMGLIADIQAPSIETKVAILQQKAAYQRIQIPQDVSYWLASRIKSNIRELEGCLLKLAAHSSLTGVPITLEMAKGVLQDFLDEEDRPVTIESIKKAVSEYYGIRLHDIISKKRTKEIAIPRQIAMYLCRELTDLSLNDIGKGFGGKDHATVLYAHKQIEKRKAEDEAFRRIIDSLIKKISE from the coding sequence ATGGAAAAAGAGAAGATCTGGGAAAAAAGTCTTGGCATGATAGAGACCTCGGTTGGAAGGGGGGTCTTTGATCTGTGGTTTAAGCCATTGAAGATCAGACAGCTTAAGGACGGTCAGGTGGTTCTTGAGACGCCCAACAGGTTTTATAAGGAGTGGATAGAGGATAATTATTCTGAACTGATAAGCGAGACCTTGAGGGTTGTTTCAGGTGAAGAAATTGATGTCAGGTACAGGATTGCGGAAAAACAGGATAGTGACTATAGAAAGATAAGTGCAAAGATAACGGGTCGCAGGAGGGCCTTACGGAACAGGGGTGTAAATATCAACCCCAAGTATACATTTGAGGAGTTTGTGGTAGGTCCCAGCAACCAGTTTGCCCATGCCGCAGCCATGAAGGTCGCAGAGTCTCCGGGAACGGTTTACAATCCCCTGTTTGTTTACGGTGGTGTGGGTCTTGGAAAGACCCATCTGATAAGTGCGATAGGTAATATGGTGGTTGACAGGATGCAGGATCTTCAGGTCATATACGTACAGTCTGAAAATTTTACCAATGAGGTGGTTGCAGCGATCAGGCACGAGAAGATGACGGAATTCAAAAATAAATACCGTAATGTGGACCTTCTGTTGATTGACGACATACAGTTTATAGCCGGCAAGCCGACCACACAGGAGGAGTTCTTCCATACATTCAATGCCCTTTATGAACAGGAAAAACAGATAGTTGTATCCAGTGACAGGTCTCCAAGGGATATAAGGGACATAACGGACAGGCTGAAGTCGCGTTTTACAATGGGCCTCATAGCGGATATTCAGGCACCCTCTATAGAGACAAAGGTGGCGATACTCCAGCAGAAGGCCGCCTATCAACGGATTCAGATACCCCAGGATGTCTCTTATTGGCTGGCATCGAGGATAAAGTCAAACATAAGGGAACTGGAGGGTTGCCTTTTAAAGCTTGCGGCCCACTCCTCTCTGACCGGGGTTCCGATAACACTGGAAATGGCGAAGGGGGTTTTACAGGATTTCCTTGATGAAGAGGACAGGCCGGTAACCATCGAAAGCATAAAGAAGGCCGTATCTGAATACTACGGGATCAGGTTGCATGATATTATATCAAAGAAGAGGACCAAAGAGATAGCCATACCGCGGCAGATTGCAATGTATCTCTGCAGGGAGCTGACGGACCTCTCCCTGAACGATATCGGCAAGGGATTCGGTGGAAAGGATCATGCTACGGTTCTATATGCCCATAAGCAGATAGAGAAGAGAAAGGCTGAAGATGAGGCATTCAGAAGAATAATAGATAGTCTTATTAAGAAGATCAGCGAATGA
- the dnaN gene encoding DNA polymerase III subunit beta, with amino-acid sequence MHIRVSKEELQKKLGSIQSIVEKKTTMPVLGHFLLSIREKDNSISATDLETAIKEPVEVLEILEEGELCMPARKLFEIVREIDGDITIESEGHEWVKVRSGRSNFRIACMNPEEFPKWPALKDRTVISLDSRKLLNMIEKTIFSSGESDTRYTLNSLLFHIKPELKRFTVVGTDGHRLASMDETIEVALDEEIKVIIPRKSASELRKFLAQVDGEVVMEITEKHVSFRIGEVTFLVRLIEGTYPEYEQVLPANNEKKLEILREGFTKVLRRVSVISRDRNSPVKIDVSPGLMTVTSSNPDIGEAMDELEIGYDGDAVSLGFNARYLLDALNAMEKEKVFFELQEPLSPTLLTEEGNDRYRCVVMPMRI; translated from the coding sequence ATGCATATTCGTGTCTCAAAGGAAGAACTTCAGAAAAAACTTGGCAGTATTCAGAGCATAGTTGAGAAGAAGACAACCATGCCGGTTTTAGGACACTTCCTTCTGAGTATCAGGGAAAAGGATAACTCCATTTCAGCCACGGATCTTGAGACCGCGATTAAGGAGCCGGTTGAAGTACTTGAGATATTAGAGGAGGGGGAACTCTGCATGCCTGCCCGGAAGCTCTTTGAGATTGTCCGGGAGATAGACGGGGATATTACCATCGAGAGCGAGGGACATGAGTGGGTCAAGGTCAGGTCAGGCAGGAGTAATTTCAGGATAGCCTGCATGAATCCTGAAGAGTTTCCGAAGTGGCCGGCGCTGAAAGACAGGACCGTCATTAGCCTGGACTCCCGGAAACTCCTCAATATGATCGAGAAGACTATCTTTTCATCCGGTGAAAGCGATACCAGGTATACATTAAACAGCCTCCTCTTTCATATAAAACCGGAGCTGAAGAGGTTCACGGTGGTAGGCACCGACGGGCACAGGCTGGCTTCAATGGATGAAACGATAGAAGTTGCCCTGGATGAGGAAATAAAGGTGATTATACCCAGGAAGTCGGCCTCTGAACTAAGAAAATTCCTTGCTCAGGTGGATGGCGAGGTTGTTATGGAGATAACGGAAAAGCATGTATCTTTCCGTATCGGGGAGGTTACTTTTCTTGTAAGGCTTATAGAGGGTACCTACCCCGAGTATGAACAGGTTTTACCTGCGAACAATGAGAAGAAACTGGAGATACTCCGCGAGGGGTTCACCAAGGTACTGAGGAGGGTCTCGGTTATCAGCAGGGACAGGAACAGCCCCGTGAAGATAGATGTCTCTCCCGGTTTGATGACAGTAACATCCTCTAACCCGGATATCGGGGAGGCAATGGATGAGCTTGAGATAGGGTATGATGGGGATGCCGTCTCACTTGGCTTTAATGCAAGATATCTATTGGATGCCTTGAATGCCATGGAGAAGGAGAAGGTTTTCTTTGAGTTACAGGAGCCTTTAAGTCCCACTCTCCTTACGGAGGAGGGTAACGACAGATACAGATGTGTGGTTATGCCGATGAGGATTTGA
- the gyrB gene encoding DNA gyrase subunit B produces MEDNTSDYRAEDIKILKGLTAVRKRPAMYIGSTGPEGLHHLVYEVVDNSVDESLAGFCKAIDVTIHYDGSCTVLDDGRGIPTGLHPGDPKGRTAAEIALTELHAGGKFEAKAYKVSGGLHGVGVSVVNALSEWLELEVKRDGRVYQQRFERGIPKTPLQVVGKTRKTGTKISFKPDPEIFETIEFSYEVLSNRLREMAFLNRGLRITVTDERTVKKQEFFYEGGIKSFVEHLNRNKHPLHPTPIYVSGERNGIEVEVAIQYNDSYNETIYTFANNINTREGGTHLAGFKSALTRTSNQYALSSGILKNGKGSVSGDDIREGLTAVISVKLPDPQFEGQTKMKLGNTEVKGIVESIVNQHLGIYFEEHPAHARKIIEKAVQAARAREAARKARELARRKGVLDDSGLPGKLADCSEKDPALSEIFIVEGDSAGGSAKQGRDRRGQAILPLRGKILNVEKARFDKMLSSEEIKVLITALGTGIGPEFDVTKTRYHRVILMTDADVDGAHIRTLLLTFFFRQMPQIIEKGYLYIAQPPLYRVKKGRTQRYIQNDGEMQTMLFDLAADEVELRVKDRMVKGKATIPYLRKITEYVTLLTWFSLRRFDSELLEFVLERGLDWDILKDRSVFEAFVIEMKENFQNLKSSDMQYDEEHECYAVELKRLGKRLRLNAEFISSPDYKQIRELFMVCKDLGPRPYQVTVKGEEKSYNSVRDLLDGVLSIARKGLSIQRYKGLGEMNPQQLWETTMDPEKRTLMQVTVEDSVQADEVFTILMGDHVEPRKEFIVKHALEAKNIDI; encoded by the coding sequence ATGGAAGATAATACAAGCGATTACAGGGCTGAAGATATAAAGATACTGAAGGGGTTAACGGCGGTACGGAAGCGCCCTGCCATGTATATAGGTTCTACGGGACCGGAGGGGCTCCATCATCTCGTTTATGAGGTTGTTGACAATAGTGTTGATGAATCCCTTGCCGGTTTCTGCAAGGCAATTGATGTGACCATCCACTATGACGGGAGCTGCACCGTTTTAGATGACGGGAGAGGCATCCCGACCGGGCTCCATCCCGGTGACCCAAAGGGCCGGACCGCAGCAGAGATAGCGCTGACAGAGCTTCATGCAGGCGGGAAGTTTGAGGCAAAGGCATACAAGGTTTCGGGGGGGCTTCATGGCGTTGGCGTTTCTGTGGTTAACGCACTTTCTGAATGGTTGGAACTCGAGGTTAAGAGAGACGGCAGGGTATACCAGCAGAGGTTTGAAAGGGGTATACCCAAGACGCCCCTGCAGGTGGTTGGAAAGACCAGGAAAACCGGTACAAAGATCTCCTTTAAACCTGATCCCGAGATCTTTGAGACCATAGAATTCAGCTATGAAGTTCTAAGTAATAGGTTGAGGGAAATGGCCTTTCTCAACAGGGGTCTCAGGATCACCGTGACGGATGAGAGGACGGTCAAGAAGCAGGAGTTTTTCTATGAAGGCGGCATAAAGTCTTTTGTGGAGCACCTCAACAGGAACAAACATCCTCTTCATCCAACGCCCATATATGTATCCGGCGAACGCAACGGGATCGAAGTTGAGGTTGCAATACAGTACAATGACAGTTATAACGAGACCATCTATACCTTCGCAAACAATATCAATACAAGAGAAGGCGGCACCCATCTGGCGGGGTTTAAATCCGCCCTTACGAGGACCTCGAATCAGTATGCCCTCTCCTCGGGAATACTCAAGAACGGTAAGGGGTCCGTCTCCGGTGATGATATACGGGAGGGGCTGACCGCTGTTATAAGTGTGAAGCTTCCCGACCCGCAGTTTGAAGGACAGACAAAGATGAAACTCGGTAATACAGAGGTGAAGGGCATAGTGGAATCCATTGTGAATCAACACCTTGGTATTTATTTTGAGGAACACCCCGCACATGCAAGGAAGATTATAGAGAAGGCTGTTCAGGCTGCCCGCGCAAGGGAGGCCGCCAGGAAGGCCCGGGAGCTTGCCCGGAGAAAAGGGGTGCTTGACGATTCAGGTCTCCCCGGTAAACTGGCAGACTGTTCTGAGAAGGATCCCGCCCTGAGCGAGATCTTTATTGTCGAGGGTGATTCTGCGGGTGGTTCGGCCAAGCAGGGAAGGGACAGGCGGGGTCAGGCAATACTGCCGCTGAGGGGAAAGATACTCAATGTTGAGAAGGCACGTTTTGACAAAATGCTCTCTTCTGAAGAGATCAAGGTCCTTATTACAGCGCTCGGGACCGGGATAGGCCCGGAGTTTGACGTTACAAAAACACGCTATCACAGGGTAATACTGATGACCGATGCAGACGTTGATGGTGCACATATAAGGACACTTCTGCTTACATTCTTCTTCAGGCAGATGCCGCAGATCATAGAAAAAGGCTATCTCTATATCGCCCAGCCACCCCTTTACAGGGTGAAGAAGGGCAGGACACAGAGGTACATCCAGAACGACGGCGAGATGCAGACCATGCTCTTTGACCTTGCAGCAGATGAGGTGGAACTGAGGGTGAAGGACCGCATGGTGAAGGGGAAGGCGACAATTCCTTATCTGAGAAAGATTACAGAGTACGTGACTCTGCTGACCTGGTTTTCCCTGAGGAGGTTTGATAGCGAACTGCTCGAGTTTGTACTTGAGAGGGGTTTAGACTGGGATATACTCAAGGACAGGTCGGTCTTTGAGGCCTTCGTTATTGAAATGAAAGAGAATTTTCAGAACCTCAAGTCTTCTGATATGCAGTATGATGAGGAACATGAATGCTATGCCGTGGAGCTGAAGAGGCTTGGTAAACGGTTGCGCTTGAATGCAGAATTCATCTCCTCTCCCGACTACAAACAAATAAGGGAACTCTTCATGGTCTGCAAGGACCTTGGCCCCCGCCCTTATCAGGTGACTGTAAAAGGTGAGGAGAAAAGCTACAATTCCGTTAGGGACCTTCTTGACGGTGTACTTTCCATTGCCCGCAAGGGGCTTAGTATCCAGAGATATAAGGGGCTGGGAGAGATGAATCCCCAGCAGTTATGGGAGACGACAATGGACCCGGAAAAGAGGACCCTTATGCAGGTGACTGTTGAGGATTCTGTCCAGGCCGATGAGGTTTTTACCATCCTTATGGGCGATCATGTCGAACCCCGCAAGGAATTCATAGTTAAACATGCCCTTGAGGCAAAGAATATTGATATTTAA
- the exbB gene encoding biopolymer transport protein ExbB: protein MGDTAVEIILHAGIVVKGVMLILLFFSVISWAIILFKWRYFTKARKETTRFLRLFHDGREGPVLFQASRTMLVSPMARLFTSVYSEGRRDREEIKRALRRYTALESARLERYLNFLATTGSTTPFIGLFGTVWGIMNSFRGIGAAGSASLAVVAPGIAEALIATAMGLVAAIPAVIGYNYFLSLARRMIIEMEDFAEELRDYFLKNSDTDLNGTDN, encoded by the coding sequence ATGGGTGATACGGCAGTAGAGATTATCCTGCATGCAGGCATAGTTGTAAAGGGTGTTATGTTGATCCTTCTGTTTTTTTCCGTCATTTCCTGGGCGATAATACTCTTTAAGTGGCGCTATTTTACAAAGGCAAGGAAGGAGACCACCCGGTTTTTGAGGCTCTTTCATGATGGCAGGGAAGGCCCGGTGCTTTTTCAGGCGAGCCGGACCATGCTGGTGAGCCCCATGGCCAGGCTCTTCACATCTGTTTATTCAGAGGGGAGAAGGGACCGTGAGGAGATAAAAAGGGCCTTGAGACGTTATACCGCACTTGAATCGGCAAGGCTGGAAAGGTATCTGAACTTTCTTGCAACCACAGGGTCTACCACACCGTTTATAGGACTTTTCGGCACCGTATGGGGAATCATGAACTCCTTCAGAGGCATTGGCGCTGCAGGGTCGGCATCCCTTGCCGTGGTTGCCCCTGGAATTGCCGAGGCCCTTATAGCAACGGCAATGGGGCTGGTTGCAGCCATCCCTGCGGTGATCGGATACAACTACTTCCTCAGCTTGGCAAGGAGGATGATTATAGAGATGGAGGATTTTGCAGAGGAGTTGCGGGACTATTTCCTGAAGAATAGCGATACAGATTTGAACGGGACAGACAACTGA
- the exbD gene encoding biopolymer transport protein ExbD → MSRQRDRGVMSEINVTPLVDVMLVLLIIFMVTAPLMKQGLDVALPKAKGKQLPTEERVTVTIKRDGAIYLNRRVVSLRELKRKLKAISKRNPSLYLKADRRVSYGKVVSVMSEIKSAGIEKVGLITEPKASFR, encoded by the coding sequence ATGAGCAGGCAGAGAGACAGGGGTGTGATGAGCGAGATAAACGTAACACCCCTTGTTGATGTGATGCTCGTTTTGCTGATCATCTTCATGGTGACGGCACCACTTATGAAGCAGGGTCTGGATGTTGCCCTGCCAAAGGCGAAGGGAAAGCAACTTCCGACCGAAGAAAGGGTCACGGTTACCATTAAAAGGGACGGGGCAATTTATCTCAACAGAAGGGTTGTCTCCCTTCGTGAATTGAAGAGAAAACTGAAGGCGATCAGCAAGCGCAATCCCAGCCTGTATCTGAAGGCGGATCGCCGGGTGTCCTATGGTAAGGTTGTAAGTGTAATGTCGGAGATAAAGTCGGCAGGTATTGAGAAGGTGGGTTTAATTACCGAGCCAAAGGCGAGTTTTAGATGA
- a CDS encoding gram-negative bacterial tonB protein — MREPTLKETTAFSLLLHFFLIGLTLLTFKKSLTFNLPAPYTVQLVSPRDLALSRKGKSPVASVQRIKEIKRRQRRTMMNKQKVMPPENRLRTDKGISVEDRIAAIRAKKRVEKIVRLRKAVLSIRPGIEQRKGDSNAKAVPPGVRQGSSVFSGYHALIKQRIWSEWVYPDFRDKGDLEVDVNIKIYKDGRVQILNVERASGNMLFDRSAERAIEKASPLPPPPYELEIVLRFTP; from the coding sequence ATGAGAGAGCCGACACTGAAGGAAACGACCGCCTTTTCTCTCCTTCTGCATTTTTTTCTCATCGGGCTTACCCTGCTTACCTTTAAGAAATCTTTGACTTTTAATCTGCCGGCTCCTTATACCGTTCAACTTGTTTCACCCCGGGACCTTGCCCTTTCAAGAAAAGGCAAAAGCCCCGTGGCCTCTGTTCAGCGAATCAAGGAGATCAAGCGCAGACAGCGCCGGACGATGATGAATAAGCAAAAGGTTATGCCACCGGAGAACCGGCTGCGGACGGACAAAGGGATCTCTGTCGAGGACAGGATTGCAGCAATACGGGCCAAGAAACGGGTAGAGAAGATAGTCCGGCTGAGGAAGGCCGTTCTTTCCATAAGGCCCGGAATTGAGCAGCGCAAAGGGGATTCGAATGCAAAGGCGGTTCCCCCCGGTGTCCGGCAGGGCAGCTCCGTCTTTTCGGGATATCATGCCCTTATAAAACAGCGGATATGGAGCGAATGGGTTTACCCGGACTTCAGAGACAAAGGTGACCTTGAGGTGGACGTGAATATCAAGATTTACAAGGACGGGCGTGTGCAGATCCTCAATGTAGAGAGGGCATCAGGTAACATGCTCTTTGACCGTTCTGCCGAGAGGGCCATAGAGAAGGCCTCCCCTTTACCGCCTCCCCCATATGAGCTGGAGATTGTATTGAGGTTTACACCATGA
- a CDS encoding translocation protein TolB gives MTGRGDWKNQDRVPRFLIICLLINVLLIPFFVRDASARVYIDISSPGFREIPVAIYEFIGPSEGRRIADIVRDDLQFSGVFSFVDRDAYIETPLPVFDSRNWLPLGVELVLKGSVTIDSDEVIVSVYLFDVVESRKILQKKYSARKRFVRILAHSISDDIYKRVTGEDGVFRTKIAFIGERNKRENIYLMDWDGKRLRNTGITGEHLLRPHWSADGAKILYSAVRGKQWGVFMLDFRKRKERLLFRSQGINIAGDFLPDGTNFVFSSSIKGTPDLYLFDINRKKRKRLTRWLGIEISPSLSPDGGKIAFVSDRAGTPQVYIMDIDGRNLRRVTHEGNYNTAPVWSPRGDRIAYSGRINGKIQIFTVKLDGADALQLTERGNNEEPSFSPNGRFIAFTSDRDGKKAIYIMRANGEGKRRVTPKDMRAFGPSWSPNKIF, from the coding sequence ATGACGGGAAGAGGGGATTGGAAAAATCAGGACAGGGTTCCCCGGTTTTTGATTATCTGCCTGTTGATAAACGTTCTTTTAATCCCCTTTTTTGTCAGAGACGCATCTGCCCGTGTTTATATTGATATCTCCTCCCCGGGATTCAGAGAGATCCCCGTTGCGATATATGAGTTCATCGGTCCTTCAGAAGGACGCCGTATAGCTGATATCGTCAGGGATGATCTCCAGTTTTCCGGTGTATTTTCTTTCGTTGACAGGGATGCTTACATAGAGACCCCCCTTCCGGTATTCGATTCCCGGAACTGGCTGCCCCTGGGGGTTGAACTTGTACTGAAGGGTTCGGTTACTATAGATAGTGACGAGGTTATTGTATCGGTATATCTCTTCGACGTTGTTGAGTCAAGGAAGATACTTCAGAAAAAATACTCTGCCCGGAAGCGGTTCGTCAGGATACTTGCCCACAGCATATCAGACGATATATACAAGAGAGTAACCGGTGAGGACGGGGTCTTCAGGACGAAGATCGCCTTTATCGGTGAAAGGAATAAGAGGGAAAACATCTACCTAATGGACTGGGACGGAAAGAGGTTGCGTAATACAGGGATTACCGGGGAGCATCTCCTGCGACCGCACTGGTCAGCCGATGGCGCGAAGATCCTTTACTCGGCTGTCAGGGGCAAACAGTGGGGGGTGTTCATGCTTGATTTCAGAAAGCGCAAGGAGCGGCTTCTATTCAGGTCCCAGGGGATTAACATTGCAGGGGATTTCCTCCCGGACGGCACCAACTTTGTTTTTTCTTCCTCCATAAAGGGGACCCCGGATCTTTATCTTTTTGATATAAACAGAAAGAAGAGAAAGAGGCTCACAAGATGGCTCGGGATAGAGATATCCCCCTCCCTTTCGCCTGATGGCGGGAAGATTGCCTTTGTGTCGGATCGTGCAGGTACTCCGCAGGTGTATATCATGGATATCGACGGCCGTAATCTCCGGAGGGTTACTCATGAGGGGAATTACAATACCGCACCTGTATGGTCACCGAGGGGAGACAGGATTGCTTACAGCGGCAGGATTAACGGAAAGATACAGATCTTCACTGTGAAGTTGGACGGCGCTGATGCACTCCAGTTGACTGAAAGAGGTAACAATGAAGAGCCGTCTTTTTCTCCCAATGGGCGGTTTATAGCATTTACATCTGACCGTGACGGTAAAAAGGCCATTTACATAATGAGGGCTAACGGTGAAGGGAAGAGAAGAGTTACACCCAAAGATATGAGGGCCTTTGGTCCTAGCTGGTCACCTAATAAAATTTTTTAA